Proteins from a genomic interval of Desulfofustis limnaeus:
- a CDS encoding response regulator — protein MVTKPKVMLVDDEPEFLEVMAKFMRHRGVTLETAANCSEALSWLARDRFDVVVMDVRMPGIGGLECMDEMKSVQPGLEVIILTGHASLNYGISGMERGAFDYCLKPVDAGELLEKVLLAREKAAAGPHG, from the coding sequence ATGGTAACGAAACCGAAAGTGATGTTGGTTGATGACGAGCCGGAATTTCTCGAGGTGATGGCGAAGTTCATGAGACATCGCGGTGTTACATTGGAAACCGCTGCCAATTGTTCCGAAGCCCTGTCCTGGCTGGCCCGAGACCGTTTCGATGTGGTGGTGATGGATGTGCGAATGCCGGGGATAGGCGGCCTGGAATGCATGGATGAGATGAAATCGGTACAGCCCGGCCTGGAAGTGATCATCCTCACCGGCCACGCCTCGCTCAATTACGGCATCAGCGGGATGGAACGGGGGGCCTTTGATTACTGCCTGAAACCGGTCGATGCCGGCGAGCTCCTGGAAAAAGTCTTACTGGCCCGGGAGAAGGCCGCTGCCGGCCCGCACGGCTGA
- a CDS encoding peroxiredoxin-like family protein, whose amino-acid sequence MSQLWQQREELEQRGIEVVAVTFEPPPQAQIFLGKTEADWPLLVDPQRRLYRAYGLQKAGFWDIWGPRTWLVYLRELLRGKVPTPSEGDIWQRGGDLLIDADGIIRFHFVGAGPADRPPLQDIIAAYERSIR is encoded by the coding sequence CTGTCACAGTTGTGGCAACAACGGGAGGAACTGGAACAGAGGGGCATCGAGGTGGTCGCGGTGACCTTTGAACCGCCGCCGCAGGCCCAGATCTTTTTGGGCAAGACGGAGGCGGACTGGCCGTTGCTGGTCGATCCCCAGCGCAGGCTCTATCGTGCCTATGGGCTGCAAAAGGCTGGCTTCTGGGATATCTGGGGGCCCCGGACGTGGCTGGTCTATCTTCGGGAACTCCTGCGGGGCAAGGTTCCAACGCCCTCGGAGGGCGATATCTGGCAGCGCGGTGGTGATCTTCTTATCGATGCCGACGGCATCATCCGTTTCCATTTCGTCGGTGCCGGACCGGCTGATCGCCCCCCGCTGCAGGACATCATCGCCGCCTATGAACGCTCGATTCGCTGA
- a CDS encoding VOC family protein encodes MPRTFLDHIAVTALSLEAGNAFVTECLGVVPQAGGEHPRMGTHNSLLRLGDTTYLEVIAPNPAAPPPTRPRWFALDCLTPQSPPCLSAWVVRTPDIHATAAAASENLGVVESMSRGTLNWLITIPADGSIPLASGAPALIEWQAANHPAANLEDKGLSLAALEIIHPDPDRLTRLVSSLQLEAPVSVVPTASAATTRLIAHINTPQGMRVLSAPHAIP; translated from the coding sequence ATGCCTCGCACATTTCTCGATCACATCGCCGTTACCGCCTTGTCTCTTGAGGCAGGCAACGCCTTCGTCACAGAGTGTTTAGGTGTCGTTCCACAGGCCGGGGGTGAACACCCGCGGATGGGCACCCACAACAGCTTATTACGACTTGGCGATACCACGTATCTTGAGGTGATAGCACCAAACCCCGCGGCGCCGCCGCCGACACGGCCACGCTGGTTCGCCCTGGACTGCCTCACCCCTCAATCGCCCCCCTGCCTGTCAGCCTGGGTCGTACGCACTCCGGACATCCACGCCACCGCCGCCGCCGCTTCCGAGAATCTCGGGGTAGTCGAATCCATGAGCCGCGGCACACTCAACTGGCTTATCACCATTCCCGCTGACGGTTCAATTCCGCTGGCGAGCGGTGCCCCAGCGTTGATCGAGTGGCAGGCCGCCAACCACCCGGCCGCCAACCTTGAGGACAAGGGGCTGTCTCTGGCCGCGCTGGAGATAATTCACCCGGATCCCGATCGCCTCACCCGATTAGTGTCGTCTCTGCAACTCGAAGCTCCGGTTTCCGTTGTTCCCACAGCTTCGGCTGCAACAACGCGCCTGATCGCACATATCAACACACCGCAGGGGATGCGTGTTCTTTCCGCCCCTCATGCCATCCCGTGA
- a CDS encoding putative bifunctional diguanylate cyclase/phosphodiesterase — MENIPLSFLLSSYFSWTDKQRISVQTFASFILLIAIAGIAITVYQTGGIKYVYSHAMYIPILFAGFIIGATGGLIFAVIAGLSLGPVMPLDVVTGEQQTTFNWLFRSGLFVIAGTLSGLASSTAKQYIEQLRWIAHHNVFTDLPNRRDLLLALPELTSKKDPSEVLSLSLLSIENATELKCTFGPAVLETAIDQLTKRIESASICTYIFQPETTVLGFVLQCNQDCSSAIRDNLLASSQEAISFNGLLLHVDTRVGTVTLGKEGRSPEDYLKQAEMALAIARQKGKDSAIYQPDLVITAEENVKLLGELATAIDHHQLLLHFQPKVEMASGIIRGAEALIRWEHPVRGNVPPAAFIPRAEESTLIHSVTEFVLNQAMATIRLFQQKEIDLSVAVNVSTRNLSEPGFAELVARLMEKYQLEGKDVELEVTESALLLDVDQAITELNKLSLLNIDLSIDDYGTGYSSLQYLHKLPMSNIKIDQSFIRRLDVDRQVIHIVEATIKMAHSLGMKVIAEGVETPEAYNILKEIGCDFAQGYLIARPMPDEDFGRWYKGNGGRYP; from the coding sequence ATGGAGAACATTCCATTATCTTTCTTACTCAGCAGCTATTTTTCCTGGACTGACAAGCAACGTATTTCCGTTCAAACATTTGCAAGTTTTATCCTGCTTATCGCCATAGCAGGTATTGCCATTACCGTGTACCAGACGGGTGGGATCAAGTACGTTTACTCGCACGCGATGTATATTCCCATTCTGTTTGCTGGTTTCATCATCGGCGCAACCGGTGGTTTAATTTTCGCTGTTATTGCCGGTCTATCGCTTGGCCCTGTAATGCCGCTTGACGTTGTAACCGGAGAACAACAGACAACCTTCAATTGGTTGTTCAGATCAGGTCTCTTTGTGATTGCCGGAACACTGAGCGGTCTTGCCAGCAGTACGGCCAAGCAATATATCGAGCAGCTTCGATGGATTGCTCATCACAATGTTTTTACTGATCTACCCAACCGGAGAGATCTCCTGCTTGCCCTTCCAGAATTGACCTCAAAAAAAGATCCCTCAGAGGTTTTAAGTTTATCTCTGTTATCAATTGAAAACGCCACCGAACTCAAGTGTACTTTTGGTCCCGCTGTTCTTGAGACTGCGATCGATCAACTGACCAAACGAATCGAATCGGCCTCTATATGCACATACATTTTTCAACCTGAGACGACGGTACTGGGGTTCGTACTCCAGTGTAATCAGGACTGTTCGTCAGCGATACGAGATAATCTCTTGGCGTCATCACAAGAAGCAATATCGTTCAACGGGTTATTGCTCCACGTGGACACAAGGGTCGGAACTGTTACTCTTGGCAAGGAAGGTCGCTCACCAGAAGACTATTTAAAACAGGCGGAAATGGCATTAGCGATTGCACGACAAAAAGGCAAAGACAGTGCCATTTATCAACCCGATCTTGTTATCACCGCTGAAGAGAATGTGAAATTGCTCGGTGAATTGGCAACAGCTATCGACCATCATCAATTACTCCTTCATTTTCAACCGAAGGTTGAGATGGCATCTGGCATCATTCGCGGAGCCGAAGCACTGATCCGGTGGGAACACCCAGTAAGAGGAAATGTTCCACCGGCGGCATTTATCCCACGTGCCGAAGAAAGCACCCTCATTCATTCCGTCACGGAATTTGTCTTGAACCAGGCCATGGCCACGATCCGGCTTTTTCAACAGAAGGAAATCGATCTGAGCGTGGCTGTCAATGTGTCAACGAGGAACCTTTCCGAGCCTGGATTTGCAGAGTTGGTCGCCCGTCTGATGGAAAAATATCAGCTTGAAGGGAAAGATGTTGAACTGGAGGTAACAGAAAGCGCTTTATTGTTGGATGTCGACCAGGCTATTACCGAACTCAACAAACTGAGCCTATTGAACATCGACCTATCAATTGACGATTATGGAACAGGTTATTCGTCACTTCAATATCTCCATAAGTTGCCGATGTCAAATATCAAAATCGATCAATCATTCATTCGCCGATTAGACGTCGACCGTCAGGTAATCCACATTGTGGAAGCCACTATCAAAATGGCGCACAGTCTCGGCATGAAGGTGATAGCGGAAGGAGTAGAGACCCCCGAAGCCTACAACATCCTCAAGGAAATAGGTTGTGATTTTGCGCAGGGATATTTGATTGCCCGTCCCATGCCGGATGAAGATTTTGGGAGATGGTACAAAGGCAATGGCGGTAGATACCCGTGA
- a CDS encoding bacteriohemerythrin, whose translation MKRNLYIVWSDNNKLDIPIIDEQHRAIISTINTLHYFITKKKEEKVLDSVLIILNEYTKFHFLTEEEIMRQMDYPDLHDHISLHRQLVGETQRIVEETKNFKDSHELLNFLRSWWMNHICIEDRKYSDHLKASQSEN comes from the coding sequence ATGAAACGAAACCTCTACATCGTTTGGAGCGACAACAACAAACTCGATATTCCCATTATCGACGAGCAGCATCGGGCCATTATCTCGACAATCAATACGTTGCATTATTTCATCACCAAAAAGAAGGAAGAAAAGGTCCTTGATTCGGTCCTCATCATCTTGAATGAATACACAAAATTTCATTTTCTGACTGAAGAAGAAATCATGCGGCAAATGGACTACCCGGACCTACATGACCACATCTCATTGCATCGGCAGCTCGTCGGTGAAACCCAGCGGATCGTTGAGGAAACCAAAAATTTTAAAGACTCACACGAACTGCTGAACTTTCTGAGAAGCTGGTGGATGAACCATATCTGTATTGAGGACAGGAAGTATTCTGATCACTTAAAGGCCAGTCAATCGGAAAATTGA
- a CDS encoding hybrid sensor histidine kinase/response regulator produces the protein MNSDDRKNTPFFRAAVYALLAGLWIIGSDWLLGALTGDTSQTTILQTYKGWFFVFITSLTFYLVLRHELSKQQREIEQRRSVEQALRESEARFIRAQQVARAGDFTWDLETGEITWSKGIYELLQYSPHETITFDVVTNKIIHPEDREQTVAWLQESLKGGGTELPSHEYRIVRRDGEILHIRNQGVIERLEGKQPRVFAAVVDITDHVRLDREREKLQQQVIQAQKMESVGRLAGGVAHDFNNILSVIIGFTELALGKIDKRDQLHDYLGEVLSAAQRSTTITRQLLAFARRQTIAPKVLDLNNSIEGMLKMLRRLIGEDINLISQPGASIGLVKIDPSQVDQLLANLCINARDAIGGVGRVIIETGHVYLDEDYCATHTGFVPGDYTTLTVTDSGSGMDQETMQHLFEPFFTTKAEGKGTGLGLATVFGIVKQNSGFINVYSELGKGATFRIYLPKHAETVDLVEIKEPRPADARGNETILVVEDAQAILKLADRMLSQLGYNVMTAKNPVEAIALAKQYDGVIHLLLTDVIMPDMNGQELGDLLLHEYPNIHILFMSGYTASVISDRGILKEGVNFISKPFSKQDLSQKIRQILDA, from the coding sequence ATGAACAGCGATGATAGAAAGAACACGCCTTTTTTTCGAGCGGCGGTCTATGCTCTGCTCGCCGGTTTGTGGATCATTGGTTCCGATTGGTTGCTTGGCGCGTTGACTGGAGACACCAGCCAGACCACCATTCTACAAACCTACAAGGGATGGTTCTTTGTCTTCATCACGTCCCTCACGTTTTATCTTGTCCTGCGTCACGAGCTATCCAAACAGCAGCGGGAAATAGAACAGAGACGATCGGTTGAACAGGCCTTGCGCGAAAGTGAAGCCAGATTTATCAGAGCGCAACAGGTGGCCAGGGCTGGTGACTTTACCTGGGATCTCGAAACAGGTGAGATCACCTGGTCAAAAGGTATTTACGAACTCCTGCAATACAGCCCACATGAGACCATCACCTTTGATGTGGTCACCAATAAAATCATACATCCGGAGGATCGGGAACAGACGGTCGCATGGCTGCAAGAAAGTCTCAAGGGAGGCGGAACGGAACTGCCGTCTCACGAATATCGCATCGTTCGCCGCGATGGTGAGATTTTACATATTCGCAACCAGGGAGTCATTGAACGCCTGGAAGGAAAACAACCGCGTGTATTCGCTGCGGTTGTCGACATTACCGATCATGTCCGCCTGGATCGGGAGCGTGAGAAATTACAGCAACAAGTAATCCAGGCACAAAAGATGGAATCTGTCGGCCGTCTGGCCGGAGGTGTTGCTCATGACTTCAACAACATCCTCAGCGTCATCATAGGATTCACTGAGCTCGCCTTGGGAAAAATTGATAAGCGTGATCAGCTCCACGACTATCTCGGCGAGGTGTTGAGCGCCGCACAACGTTCGACCACTATCACCCGACAGCTTCTGGCCTTTGCCCGTAGGCAAACCATTGCACCCAAAGTGCTCGATCTCAACAACAGTATCGAGGGTATGCTGAAGATGCTCCGTCGGCTGATCGGTGAGGATATTAACTTGATCTCGCAGCCAGGGGCGAGCATCGGATTGGTCAAAATAGATCCGTCACAAGTTGATCAATTACTGGCAAACCTGTGTATTAATGCGCGGGATGCCATCGGTGGTGTCGGCAGGGTAATTATCGAAACCGGGCACGTCTATCTTGATGAGGACTATTGTGCCACGCACACCGGTTTCGTTCCCGGAGACTATACGACCCTTACGGTAACTGACAGCGGTTCCGGCATGGACCAGGAGACCATGCAGCACCTGTTTGAACCGTTTTTCACCACCAAAGCAGAGGGGAAAGGGACCGGGCTCGGGTTGGCCACTGTTTTCGGGATCGTCAAGCAGAATAGCGGCTTCATCAATGTCTATAGCGAACTCGGCAAGGGGGCAACCTTTAGAATTTACCTGCCAAAACATGCGGAGACCGTCGACCTCGTCGAGATCAAGGAACCGCGGCCTGCTGACGCCCGCGGCAATGAAACCATTCTGGTGGTTGAGGATGCTCAGGCCATTTTAAAGCTGGCCGATCGGATGCTCAGCCAATTGGGCTACAACGTCATGACAGCAAAAAATCCCGTGGAAGCGATCGCGCTGGCGAAACAGTACGATGGAGTGATCCACCTGCTGCTGACCGATGTCATCATGCCGGACATGAACGGGCAGGAACTCGGCGATCTGCTCCTGCACGAATATCCGAACATACATATACTCTTTATGTCCGGCTATACGGCAAGCGTGATTTCTGATCGCGGTATCTTGAAAGAAGGTGTTAACTTCATTTCAAAGCCTTTTTCCAAGCAAGATCTTTCACAAAAGATTCGGCAGATACTTGATGCTTAA
- a CDS encoding IS1634 family transposase, which produces MLALKHKDNPQELEHLLGSSVKQKQGRSVGAVWVLLHLCRELGLDTIVGSSRNGLLCLWMIMARLIEQGSRLSAVRLAEEHAVGELLGVDSFTEDDLYQALDWLCEQQDAMEQKLFKTTFTDHAPSLFLYDVTSSYLEGDHNELGDWGYNRDKKRGKKQIVIGLLCSDDGTPVSVRVFQGNTTDLKTFGAQIETTARHFGCQRVTMVGDRGMIKSAQIEELQAAGFHYITAITKPQIRALLNSGVLQLGLFDRDLCEIEQHGVRYILRRNPIRAAELAASREQRIRAVQALAREQNRYLADHPRADESIALRKVWEKEAQLGVDDFIKATCSNRTITVQVNEAYLAEVEELDGCYAIKTDLPADAAPMKTIHDRYKDLIQVEQAFRTCKTGHLEVRPIYVRKESRTRGHVFVVMLAYLVRRKLAAAWRDLDLTVEEGLKKLTSLCAMEHEIDGQQTGGMLSVPKPRPSLAVLFSALAITPPSALPRSHGHVASRKKLPTRRKAK; this is translated from the coding sequence GTGCTGGCTCTGAAGCACAAAGACAACCCGCAGGAACTTGAACATCTGCTGGGCAGCAGTGTCAAACAAAAACAAGGCCGTTCGGTTGGCGCCGTGTGGGTGCTGCTGCACCTTTGCCGCGAGCTGGGTCTTGATACAATCGTTGGGTCATCACGAAACGGCCTGCTCTGCCTGTGGATGATCATGGCTCGACTGATCGAGCAAGGCTCACGGCTGAGCGCGGTCCGCCTGGCTGAAGAACATGCGGTTGGCGAACTGCTCGGCGTTGATTCATTTACCGAAGACGATCTCTACCAGGCCCTGGACTGGCTCTGCGAGCAGCAGGACGCCATGGAGCAGAAACTGTTCAAGACAACCTTCACAGACCACGCCCCCTCGTTGTTTCTCTATGATGTTACCTCCAGCTACCTGGAAGGCGACCACAATGAACTCGGCGACTGGGGGTACAACCGGGACAAGAAGCGGGGCAAGAAACAGATTGTCATCGGCCTGCTCTGCAGTGATGACGGCACCCCGGTATCAGTCAGGGTCTTTCAGGGCAACACCACTGATCTGAAGACCTTTGGCGCCCAGATCGAGACCACCGCCCGGCACTTCGGTTGTCAGCGGGTGACCATGGTCGGTGACCGGGGCATGATCAAGAGCGCTCAGATCGAAGAGCTGCAGGCAGCCGGATTCCACTACATCACGGCGATCACCAAGCCGCAGATCCGGGCTCTGCTGAACAGCGGGGTCCTGCAGTTGGGATTGTTCGACCGGGATCTGTGCGAGATTGAGCAGCATGGCGTCCGCTACATTCTGCGTCGCAATCCGATCCGTGCCGCGGAGCTGGCCGCTTCCCGTGAACAGCGGATCAGGGCCGTGCAGGCGCTCGCCCGGGAACAGAATCGCTATCTGGCCGACCATCCCCGGGCCGACGAATCAATCGCCCTCCGTAAGGTGTGGGAAAAAGAAGCACAGCTCGGCGTTGATGATTTTATCAAGGCCACCTGCTCGAACCGTACGATCACCGTGCAGGTGAACGAGGCCTATCTGGCTGAAGTCGAGGAACTGGATGGCTGTTACGCCATCAAGACCGACCTGCCGGCCGATGCCGCGCCGATGAAAACGATACACGACCGCTACAAGGACCTGATCCAGGTGGAACAGGCGTTCCGCACGTGCAAGACCGGTCATCTGGAGGTTCGTCCCATCTACGTACGGAAAGAGTCACGTACCAGAGGGCATGTCTTTGTGGTGATGCTGGCGTATCTGGTTCGCCGGAAACTGGCAGCGGCTTGGCGTGACCTCGACCTGACAGTTGAGGAGGGTCTGAAAAAGCTCACCAGCTTATGCGCAATGGAGCATGAAATCGACGGTCAACAGACTGGTGGCATGCTCAGTGTGCCGAAGCCACGGCCGAGCCTGGCCGTACTGTTCTCGGCGTTGGCGATCACGCCGCCCAGCGCGCTGCCGCGCTCTCATGGTCACGTAGCCAGCAGGAAGAAGTTGCCGACAAGGAGAAAAGCGAAATAA